Within the Sulfuricurvum sp. genome, the region ATTTTCACTTTTACGATCGGGTCTAGTTTTGTGGTAGCATTGTTATCCAGATAAACACGTTTCATATTTTGTCCTCATGATGTCGTTATTAGGAGAACTAATGCAAGATTTGTTCGAGAAAGAGTTAAGACTTTTGTTTAGAATCAAGAAGCATTTGTGCAACAGTCACTTTTAATATATTTATATCATTTTTACATACGTCGAATACCGCTTCGGCATTGAGATCAAAATAGTGATGGCTGATAATATCACGCATTCCTTTGACTGATTTCCAATCTACGGCAGGATAGTTGGATAGCAGTTTTTTGTCAGTAAGCTTGTCAACGTTTTTCAGGCTTTCACCGATAGCGATCAACTGCATACAGATGGCATCGAGTTTTTCATGACCCGCTTCGTCATTTAAAAAATCATCGGAAGTTTTGATAGGTTCAAACCGTTTGAGAATACGCTCAGTTGCGCTGTGAATTTGGGTGAGGGTTTCGATCAGAAGAGCCTTTTCAGGCATAGATCGCTTCTTTTTGGATTCGTTCTTTTAAAAACGTATTCATGCTCTCACGATAGTTGATAAGATCAACATGGGTATGCATCAGCTCTTCAAGATCAAGACGGATACGGGAGAGTTTGAAAAGATTAGGGTGTTTTGTCTCGATAACGATGTCGACGTCACTTTCTTCCGTCGCTTCATTCCGTGCAACGGAGCCGAAAATACCGATCCGTACAATTCCGAATTCATCGGCATGTTCACGTTTGTATGATTGTAGTACTTCGAGGACTTCTTTTTGTTTCATGGGGTGATTATAACCTAACTGGCACCCTATAGGCAATAGGGTATAGTTTAGCAGGAATTAATTTACCGTTCGCCCTGAGCTTGTCGAAGGGTGAAATGTTCATGGTTCGACAGGCTCACCACGAACGCTGAGAATTCACCCTTCCGCGCTCTCTTCTTTATAAACATAAATAGGTTCGTTGGTCGGATCTTCGATCACCGCTTCGGTGATGGTGAGACTTTGCAAATTCTTTTTCGACGGACAGCTAAATTGCAGCGGCAGCATCGCTTCTTCGATGATACTGCGCAGACCGCGTGCTCCGACACCTCGGTCGATCGCTTTTTGAGCGACGGCGTCGAGGGCTTTTTCTTCGAAATTGAGTTCGATTCCGTCCATGTCAAACAACGCTTGGAATTGTTTGATCAGTGCATTGTCAGGCTCTTTGAGGATTTGTACCATTTGCTCTTTGGTCAATTCGCGAAGTTGTGCGACAACCGGAATACGACCGATAAACTCAGGGATGATTCCGTAATGAACGAGTGCTTTCGCATCGATTTTTTTCTCTTTGACATCGCCTTTTTCGGCTGTTTTGCTAAAGCCTACTTTGTTCGATTTTTTCGTATGGGAATCAGGAACGAGACCGACGAAAGCACCTCCGCAGACGAAGAGAACATGGGATGTGTTGAACAGTACGGTTTCGGTCGTAGAGTTTTTGCGGCTCCCTTTGACCGGGACATACACTTCGGCACCTTCCAGGATTTTGAGCAAACCTTGTTGTACCCCTTCACCCGATACGTCACGGCCCATGGTTGAACTCTCACCTTTACGGGCGATTTTATCGATTTCATCGATATAGATGATCCCGCGTTGTGCGAGCTCGATGTCATAGTTGGCTGCAGCGAGGAGACGGGAGAGGATACTCTCAACGTCTTCACCCACATAACCCGCTTCGGTTAGGGCCGTTGCATCGGCAACCGCAAACGGAACCTGCATAATTTTAGAGAGTGATTTTGCAAGCAATGTTTTACCGCTTCCGGTAGGTCCTACGAGAAGGATGTTCGATTTTTCGAGCTCGACGTTGTTGTAAACCGGATTTTCGATCCGTTTGTAGTGGTTATAAAGGGCAACGGCGAGAACCTTTTTTGCATCCAATTGACCGATGATGTATTTGTCCAAAAACTCGACGATTTTTTCCGGAGTCGGGAGCTGTTGCTGCATTGCGGAACGTTGTTCGAAACGAACCTCTTTTTGCAAAATGGCAGAGCAGGTTGTGATACACTCGTTACAGATATGGGTAGTCTCCGAAGAGAACATTTTTTTAACTTCGCTTTGTTTACGACCGCAAAATGAACAGGTTTTTTCGGTACTCATCATACATCCTTTGCAGTGAATTTAGTGAGAATAGTATCCGCAAGACCGAACTCGATCGCCTCTTTGGCTTCCATATAGTTGTCGCGGTCGGACTCTTTTTCGATTACTTTGGCACTTTTACCGGTTGCATCCGCCAAAATAGCGTATAGACGGCGTTTGAGATTGAGAATATGTTTGGTATGGATCTCAATGTCGCTCGCTTGGCCCGAATAGCCGCCGAGGGGCTGATGAATCATTACTTCGGCGTTAGGGAGCATATAGCGATGTCCTTTTTCTCCGCAGGTAAAGAGTACGGCAGCCATCGATGCAACCAGACCCATAGCATACGTATATACTGGTGCATTGATAAGCTGCATTGTATCGAGGATCGCAAGACCGCTCATCACCGATCCGCCGGGTGAACTGATGTACATATGGATCGGCTCATCCGGATCCATTGCTTCGAGGTAAAGGAGCTGTGAAACGATAACCCCCATCATATGATCATCAATCGCTTCCGTGATAACGATCACACGGTCCCCTAATAGTTTTGAAAACAGGTCGAAATAACGCTCTCCGCGAGGCGAAATATCTTTTACGGTAGGTATCATTGGCATAGCTTTCTCCTTATACAAATGCTTTGATAAATTCGGTTAGCGACATAGGTACAACTTCGAGATTATGTTTCTCGATGAATTTTTTCTCTTTTTTGCCCAGCTCTTGATCGGTGACGACATATCCGCCTTCCAAATCAAGGGTTAGTTCATTTGCAACCATTCGATCGGTGTCATGTCCGAAATTAGTCCCTAAAAAGAGGTATTTTTTTGCTTTACGATAGGTTTTGAGCACTTTCGGGAGAGCAAATCCGCCCATCGCCTCAGTGAGCCAATCGACGTAATCGGCATCGGAAATGACAAATGTCGGATTCGGCAACGGCGAACCCATCGGTTTAAAAAGGATCTTCTCTGCATTATCAAGGACTTCATCTTCTACGAGAAAATATTTTTTGTTTTCGACATCGTACTCGTAGACTTCATAACGGTTTAAATCGCCCATAATACGGGATTTTCCGATGATAAGACAGTGTGGTGTATAGGCTAAAAGTTCTTGAAATTTAGTGTCTCGGTTCGTATCGATGATATAGCGCGGCATCATGTCCACAATTGCTTTGTGTAACGGTGTCGGCTCAAACGGTTTAGTATAAATATGATTAAGCAGTTGAGTCATATATTCAACGCCGCGGCGTTGTTCCAAATGCATCGCGGCACGGGAATATTCAAACATCAAACGTGGAGCCATGGCACGTCCGCCGTTCATTGCCAAAATAAGTGAATCGCTGTCATAAGGAACGGCTTCACCCTCTTTGGTCATAATGCCCTCAAACACGCCCAGACTAAAGTAAGGGATGGTAGTTTGATTGCGTAACTCTTTTTTGATTGTTTCCAATATTGTGTCCATCGTGATCCCTTTTGGAGCTTTGCACAAACCGTTGCATAATGTGTTCTTGTAATAAATAGGAGTAAAATTATCCTATTTTGTCCGATTTTGTGGAGTGTGTAGAAGAGTAGGACAAAAATGTCTAAGGAAGTTTGGTATGTTACGGATAACGTTCTACTGACATATTTGTTTGGAAAGCAGATTGATGGATGATTGAACGGAATTAAGATGTGTTATTAGAAAAGAAAAGGATAGAGCGTGGAGGTTTGTACGGTAATCACGAATAAATTATCCGTGACACCCTTTTCCGGTATAGCAACTGTTGGCTGCTACGATCTTAGCCAGTGCTTTGTCGATACTAAACGGCTCACTTAGATCATTGAGGATTTCGTGGTAAAAGACTGCTCCGTCTTTCGAGATAATAAACAGTGATTTCGCTAGTTCTTTGTTAGAAAGACGGACACCGTAAAAGTCTCCGAAGGCTTCATCATAATCGTATCCGCTCAACCACTCTTCCAGTGTAGGCAATTCATGTTTGTCATTTGCAACGATCAGTGCTTTAGTGATTCCCCCTAATGCATTGAGTGATAGAAGAGTATCAATATCTTTTAGCTGCGACAGGAGTGCGTCGTCGATAAAAGGGGCACTGATGAGAAGCTGCGTCGCACCGTTTTGTCCGCCGATAGAAAAAATTTCGCCTGCACTGTTTTTCAGATCGACTTTCTCCGAACTATACCCGACGTCGAGCGGCATGTCTTCGAGCGTTAGAATGGAAGAATTATGATTGATTTGCACGATAAACCTTTTTTAACACTTATTATATAGTGTTAAAAATGCATTTAGCGTTCTTATTTGGTGAAATATTAGGCTACAGGATGAATATATTGCAGATGGTCAGTGATTTCGGTACCGATGAGAAAGTGATTGATCGCTTCTTCAGCCGTTTTTACGAACGGCGGTAATTTATGGATTTTGATCCCGACATTTTTCATGGCGAAGAGGGTATTGAGACAATATTGATCGACCAGTAAGTAGTCGCATTTCCCGATTACTTCAAGCAGGGCGTAATGTTCACTGATATGGTGGGGGTCTTGTGCTATTTCGCAGTCGCATTCACAAGCTTTCATCTTAGGATCGCGCACCATGTTACCCTCATGTTTTTCCCATGGATTGAGACGGGTTTCGTGGTGACGGTAACGGACATCTTTTCGTTCCCCTAACACTTCGTAAATGGCAAACATAGTTGCACTGCAGGGGTTTTGGTGATATACACGCTTCATTGCATCCATAGGAATGGCTACCATCATAATTCAACTCCTTATGTTAAGAATTGAAATTGCAAGTTCTGTTCTCATTATTTTCTCATTAGAATTGGGTAGTGGATGAAATATTTCCGTAACATTCAGTTTAAATCTTATAAAATGGGTTTAGTTATATTGAGAGGACGGGAGTTTTTATGCAGTTGATCAACCACAAATATGAAACTGCTGATAAACTTGAAACATTTCTGGATCAGGCTGTTGCTCATAAAGGAACTGTTTTTATTCAACTCTTCAGCGGAGTTATGGATAAAACATACATCCAGCCGATACTCGATAGGATTTCAGTAATACTTCCGAATGCACTGCTGATCGGTGCTACGACTGCCGGAGAGATTATAGACGGGGTTATGACATCAGGGGAAATTATTGTCTCGGTTTCCCTGTTTGAGGCAACCACAGTCAAGACCTATTACTATCCCCGTACGGATTATTCCTCCGGAGCCCGTGTTGCGCAAGAGATTCTGACTGATCGTACGAAAGTATGTATTGCACTGAGTGAAGGACTTAAAAGTGATTCTGAATCTTTTTTAGACGGGTTTACGTCCATCCGTAATGATGTGGTTCTTGCAGGTGGAAATGCGGGAGACGATTTGACGTTTACCCGAACCTATGTTTTTAAAGACAGTACCATATACGATGAGGGAATTGTACTTGCAGTATTGGAAAGCGATGTTTTAAATGTAAATCATGCCTATTCGCTTAACTGGACGATGATCGGCAAAGAGATGACGGTAACGCGTGCGGATAAAAATGTTATCTATGAGATTGACGGTAGGGATGTTCGTGAGCTGTATACCCACTATTTAGGGGAAGAGACGATACAGGCGATCCCAGCCAGTGCGATTGAGTTTCCATTGATAAAAGTCGAAGATGGGGTTGAGATCGCCCGTTCCATGATCGGGCAGACTGAAGACGGCGGTTTTATTTATGCCGGGCATTTTCATGAAGGCGACAGAGTCCGTTTTGCTATCGGGAACATTGAAGAGATATTGGAACGTGCCAACAATATGCGTGAAAACGTCGCCTCCGATCCTGCAGAAGCGATTTATATTTATTCATGTTCCGTCCGAAAGCTTTTTCTGAAAGATCAACTCAATTATGAGTTTGGATTGCTGAATGAGGTCGCTCCAACTGCCGGATTATTTACCTATGGTGAGTTTTTTCACTCCATGTCGGGCAATCAGCTGCTCAATATTACAACGACAACCCTCTCACTGAGTGAGTCAGAGCGAAATACATTTCCTCAAAATCAGGAATCAAAACATCGTTATCATCACACTATGCTCAAAGCGCTCACCCATTTGGTAAATGAAACCCAGCATGAGCTAAACGATTACATTAAAATTCTTGATCAATACAAAATGGTGCTCGATCAAAGTTCCATTGTTTCCAAAACCGATGCAGAGGGTAATATTACCTATGTCAATGATGTTTTTTGCGAGATTTCGGGATATACCCGTGAAGAGCTGATCGGACAAAAACATAGTGTAGTTCGTCATCCTGATACGGATCCGGGGATTTTTGTAGATTTATGGAAAACAATTAAAGAGGGGAAAGTTTGGAAAAAGACATTTAGAAATCTTTCTAAAACGGGAAAAGAGTATTACGTCAAAACCGTGATTGCTCCAATCTTTGATGATCGCGGGAATGTTGTAGAATTTATCGCTGCACGGGTTGATGTCACCGAACTGATCACCAAAGATCAAATTATCCGTCGACAGTTGATCGATCCTCTGAGCAAATTAAAAAACCGTACCGCTTTGCTCGGAGATTTGGAAAGCGGTGAGGATAAAATCACCCTAATATTGCTTAATATTGACAGGTTTTCAACTATCAATGATTACTTTGGCTATACGATCGGTGATGAACTCCTCAAAGCGTTTGCAGAACGCCTGGAAGCAATTTCCGATCATGACTTTCTCTATCGTATAAGCGGCGATGAATTCGCGGTTATTTGTGTCAATCATACATTTGATGAAAGTTTGAAAGATTATGTCATTGGACAAATTAATAAACTCGAAAATTTCAAATATAACGTTGCCGGACATGAAATATCGGTAAACGTCTCCGCAGGAATAGCCAATGCAGCGTATTCCGATGTGTATAACCTGGCGCATATGGCACTTAAAGAGGCCAAAGAACAACGGGATAAACTGATTATTTTCAATGACAATATCGCTTTGACCGAAAAAACACGTAACAATATTTGGATCTTTGATAAAATCAAATCGGCGATTGAGGACGATCGGATTGTTCCGTATTTTCAAGGAATCGTGGATAATCAAACCCGTCGTATTGTGAAATACGAATCGCTCATCCGTTTAGTCGAGCCTGACGGTACCGTTTTAAGTCCGTTTTGGTTTTTGGAACATGCAAAAAGATCAAAACTGTACGATAAACTGACACGGATCATGATTGCTAAGACATTTGCTGCATTTGAAAATCTAAAGTATGAGTTTTCTTTGAATTTGACGGTCAACGATATTATCTCGGATGAAACACGTTCTTATATCTATAAAATACTCGAACATTCATCAGCATCAAAACGTGCGGTTTTTGAGATTGTTGAGTCAGAAGGGATCGTTAATTATGAAGAAGTAATCGAATTCATACGGCATGTAAAACAATTCGGCTGTAAAATCGCAATCGATGATTTCGGTACAGGATATTCGAATTTTAGCTATCTCAGTAAGCTGGATGTCGACTATATCAAAATTGACGGTTCACTGATCAAAAATATTAATCGTGATCAAGATCATCTTTTGACGGTCGAAAGTATCCTCTTTTATGCCCGTAGGAAAGGGATAGAGACCATTGCGGAATTTGTTGAAGACGAAGCGATTTTTTCAACATTATTAAACTTTGGGGTCGATTATTCACAAGGTTACCTCTTTTCCACGCCACAACCGACAATCGAAGCATAGTCTCTGTAGGCTTCGGTTGCAACTGCTACAAAAACGTCTCATTTTGTTGAACTCTCCTTTTTAAACCTATAGAACATTCATTGCATTAACCCTTTTAGAAAATGTTTCCGCCGGATGAGGTTGTGAATCATTTAATGACACTTACAAAGGAGTTATTATGAGTTGTTCCTCAAGCGGAAATGAATCTTTTATGCCCGAAGATATTCAAGCGAAGATACACAATCATCCATGTTATTCAGAGGGAGCGCACCATCACTATGCCCGTATTCACGTAGCGGTAGCACCGGCGTGTAATATTCAATGTAATTATTGTAATCGTAAATACGACTGTTCGAATGAAAGTCGACCGGGAGTAACCTCAGAACGTCTTACCCCTGAAGAAGCGGCAAAAAAAGTACTTCTCGTTGGTGGTGAAGTACAACGTATGAGTGTACTCGGTATTGCAGGCCCGGGTGATGCGTTGGCCAACCCGAAGAAAACATTTGAAACATTCGGAATGGTTCGCGAATTTGCACCGGATCTTAAACTTTGTCTCTCAACAAACGGTTTGGAATTACCGAACTTTATCGATGAGATGGTTGAATACAATATCGATCATATTACCGTAACCATCAACAGCGTTGATGAAACGGGTGAGATCGGTAGTCAAATCTATCCGTGGATTTTTCATAACAATAAACGTATTTATGGAAAAGAAGCGGCAAAAATTCTTTTGGAAAATCAACTCGAAGGGATGAAAAAATGTGTTGAAAAGGGGATCTTGATCAAAGCAAACTCGGTTCTTATCCCTGGAATCAATGACAAACATCTTCCGGAAGTTTCCAAGAAACTCAAAGAGATCGGTGTTTTCTTGCATAATATCATGCCGATCCTCTCAGAGCCGGAATTCGGAACAGCATTTGCCCTAGCCGGTGTACCGAGTGCTACTGACCAAGAACAAATGGCGGTTCAGGAAGCATGCGGTATGGATATGAAATTGATGCAGCACTGCCGTCAATGCCGTGCGGATGCAGTCGGTCTTATCGGTGAAGACCGTGGGGCGGAATTTACAAAAGATACGTTTGCCGGACTCAGCTTCGACGAACTTCAAATCAAATACGATCTTGAAGCACGTCAAGCAGCCCAAGCGAAAATCGAAGAGTTCCGATTCTTCCTTGATCAAGCGAACGAACGTGTACGTAAAGAGAAAGAAGAACTCAGCTCTACCGGTGTGACCATCCTTGTAGCGGTAACGACTGCTGGTGAGGGGATGATCAACCAACATTTCGGAAGTGTCAAAGAATTCTTGATCTATGAAGCCGGTGATAAAGGTATCCGATTTATCCATCACCGTAAAGTAGATTACGAATATTGTGCAGGTCCGGACGGAACCAATCCATTGGCTCCAATCTTGGAAAAACTCAAAGACGTACAATTGATCCTTACGGCTAAAATCGGCGGATGTCCACAAGACGATCTTAAAGCTGCCGGAATCATTGCAGATCAAAGTTATGCGTATGAGCCGATCGAAATTTCGGTCCTAAAAGCATCACGCAAATACTTCGGTATGGATGAAAACGCAGAAGTGAATTAAGGAGCCTGTTATGGCACTCATCAATGACACCACATTACGCGACGGGGAACAAGCTCCCTATGTCGCATTTAATACGGAAGAAAAACTTCGTATCGCAACGCTTCTCGATGCGTGCGGTGCGGATGAACTTGAAATCGGTATTGCAGCAATGGGTGTCAAAGAGCGAGATGACATAAAAGAGCTTTTGGCTTTAGGGCTAAAGGCTCGTATGATGACCTGGAATCGGATGAAGATGGAAGATTTGGATGCTTCTTTATCTTGCGGGGTAAAAGCGGTCGATCTCTCTATTCCTGTCTCTGATCTTCTTATCGATGTTAAATTCGGCGGCAGTAAAGCCAAAGTATTAAGCGAACTCGAACGTGTCGTTACTTCAGCAACACGTGAGGGGGTATTCGTCTGCATCGGCGGTGAAGACAGCTCCAGAGGGAGCCATGAATTCATCAAAGAAGTTATGGAACTTGCCCGTGAATGCGGTGCATCACGATTCCGTTACTGCGATACAATCGGTGTAATGACGCCGACACAAACCTACACTGCAATAAAGTCATTATGTGACCTGAATCTCCTCCCGATTGAAATGCACACACACAATGATTTTGGCCTTGCCAATGCCAATGCCCTCAGCGGTATTGATGCAGGGGCTATCAGTATGAATACAACCGTAATCGGATTAGGAGAACGTGCTGGGAACGCTTCGTTTGAACAGATTCTCATGGCACTAAAACATCTCTACGGTGAAGCACGTCCCATAGATGCACACCTAATCCGAAATTTAGTTCAAACCGTAGCGGCAGCTGCCAATGTGGCGCTCGCATCCAATGCACCTGTCGTGGGTGAAAATATTTTTGCCCATGAGAGCGGCATCCATGCGAGCGGTATGATGAAAGATTCTCACGCGTATGAGCCTTACGAGGCCGAAGAAGTTGGTTTACAAAGTTCATTTCCGATCGGCAAGCACTCAGGGAGTGCTACAATAAGCTACCATCTTGCACGGATGGGGATTACGGCCGATACAAGAATACTTCGGGATATGCTTCCGAAAATCCGGGAAATTGTCACATCACGCAAGCGTGTACTCGACATCAGTGAACTAAAATCACTTTATCAGGATACGATATGTATATAGGATGGCTCAAATATGTGGATGTACCGGAGCTCATTAAAATTGCTGAAGATGTAGGTTGGCTGCTGGATGGTTATCATGTCAAACTCATGATGATGCATGCTCCTCATTTGTGTTACGGAGCCTATGACGAGGGTGTTTTAGTCGGAGCCATTATGGCGGTCGAGTTTGAACGCTCAGCAATGATAAAATATTTTATGGTCAAACCCAGCCACCAAAAACAAGGAATCGGACGACGTTTGTTTAATACCCTTTTTGGAGTGTTAAAAGACGAGCATCCTTCTTTGTATCTTCATGCCAATCCGCATTTGAAAAGTTTTTTCGAACAAAGCGGTTTTAAGAGCGTAATGGAAGTAGGGCGTTTTCTCAATGTAGGCAAAGTTCCGCCGTTTAGTTTTACCAATGCTCAGGCAAAAGAACTTGACGGCGGAAATTTCGATGCGACAATCCGTAAAATCGATTTTGAAACATTTGGCGAAGATCGTATGGGATTTATGCTCGATGAAATGGAACGCAATAGTTCACTCAAATTTGCATTACCGAATTCGTTTCAGCACTCCAGTGTGATTAATGCGCGCGGCGTCTATCTGGGGCCTTGGCAATGTCGTGAAGGCTTTGAGGATGAAGCAGAGAAAATGATGCAGGGTGTCTTGTATTTTAGAGGGCTTAAAAAAGTCTTGGCAGATGTTCCTCTCGGGAATAAACGTGCGGTAAAACTTTTTGAAGATTATCATTTTCAACAAAAAGGGACATTCTTGCATATGTGTTACGGTGACTTCCATCCCGTCAAATTTGAAAATATTTATGCATTTTCACTTTAGGGGTTAGATTATGAATCTTCTTGAAACCTGCGTGAATGAAAAATGCAGAGTCTTATCCATAGCACTGGATGATACGTTAAAAGATCATTTGTGTGCTATGGGCATTTGTCCAAATGCAACGCTGTGCGTAAAGCGTTACGGTCTCTTTAAAAGCAGCGTGCAGGTTCAGATCGGTGAACGTGTTGTTGCATTAGGAAAAGACCAAGCACGGCACATCGAAATACGTGTTGCCTAACGTTAGCTGCATGAAATTAAAAAAAAAAGGATAAACTATGTCAGATATGACTGAAGCAGACCACAAAAAAGAACTGGCGAAACTCAAACGATTCGCTGTTGAAATTGCATCGGAAATCCATGATATCGTCGAAGATACGGTATGGACAAACCATGTCAAAATGCCGGAACTTGCTCAAAAATTGTATGAAGCCGTCGAAAAGGCAAATAATTACAAGGCAGAGCACTCCCTCTAAGGGGTGGGTCATGGCTACCAAGGAAGAAGTATTAGCCCTTGAAATCTGTGAATGCGGATGCAAGAATGTCGCGGATGCAATCAAGATATTTCAAGAGACCGATCTTCCGTATAAAAAGGCGAAAAAACTCGTCACAGAGTGTGACAAAAGCTGCTGTCGTGCAGCTCTTCTCAGACTGTTTGATATGACTTATTTCGGTAAATTCGATTACGATGAGATCGAGCGTTTGATTCAATTACGTCATGATAAGCTTGGTGAACTCTTAGAACGGATGAAAAATGGACGCTGATATACAAATTCGTTATGCATATGCTGAAGATATCGAAGCAATGACTGAATTGTTATCGGAACTTTTTGCGATCGAAGATGATTTTCTTATCGATCCGGCTAAACAGAAGCAGGGATTGGAATTGCTTCTTCAAAAACCGGATGCAAAAGTTTTGATAGCAACGGATTCCAACCGTATAATTGGGATGGTTTCGATGCAGTGTCTTATCTCAACTGCCGGCGGAGCACGAGTCGGTTTAATCGAAGATATGATCATTACCTTTGAATACCGTGGTATGGGAATAGGAAGTTTGTTACTGGATTCGATGATCGAAGAAGCGGGAGAATTGGGCTATGCACGTCTTTCACTAGCTGTTGACAGACGAAATGATGCGGCACTCGATTTTTATAAAAGATTTGAGTTTAAGTCTAGCAATATGGGGCTGCTGTATCGAAATCTTTAGTGATTCCCATCCTCTTTATTCACGACAACTTTGTTTTTTCCTTCCCTTTTTGCCTGATACATAGCATCATCCGCTTTTTTAACAAAGGACTCAATGCTTTCACTTCCATCGTACTGTGACACACCGATACTGATTGTCAATGTACCGACATTTTCAAAAACCGATTCCTCTATCTCTTTTCTAAGCCGCTCTGCAAGAGCTATCGTTCCATCATACGGGGTATCAATTTGTAAAATGACGAATTCTTCTCCGCCCCATCGTGCAAATATATCGTTGCTTCTCACCATAGTTCGGACAATTTCGGCAATTCGAATAAGTACATCATCTCCGGTATTGTGTCCGAATGTATCGTTAACCTTTTTGAAGTCATCGATATCAAAGAGAATCAGTGCTACTGAAATATTGGTGTCTTGCGCATGTTCTGTAGCCAATTTGAGCCAACTATTGCATTGTAAGCGGTTGGCCGCATTGGTCAGAGGATCGGTTGCGGCAGCTTTTTCCAGTTCATGTTCAAAGATAATCCGG harbors:
- the nifV gene encoding homocitrate synthase produces the protein MALINDTTLRDGEQAPYVAFNTEEKLRIATLLDACGADELEIGIAAMGVKERDDIKELLALGLKARMMTWNRMKMEDLDASLSCGVKAVDLSIPVSDLLIDVKFGGSKAKVLSELERVVTSATREGVFVCIGGEDSSRGSHEFIKEVMELARECGASRFRYCDTIGVMTPTQTYTAIKSLCDLNLLPIEMHTHNDFGLANANALSGIDAGAISMNTTVIGLGERAGNASFEQILMALKHLYGEARPIDAHLIRNLVQTVAAAANVALASNAPVVGENIFAHESGIHASGMMKDSHAYEPYEAEEVGLQSSFPIGKHSGSATISYHLARMGITADTRILRDMLPKIREIVTSRKRVLDISELKSLYQDTICI
- a CDS encoding FeoA family protein, with translation MNLLETCVNEKCRVLSIALDDTLKDHLCAMGICPNATLCVKRYGLFKSSVQVQIGERVVALGKDQARHIEIRVA
- a CDS encoding GNAT family N-acetyltransferase, with translation MDADIQIRYAYAEDIEAMTELLSELFAIEDDFLIDPAKQKQGLELLLQKPDAKVLIATDSNRIIGMVSMQCLISTAGGARVGLIEDMIITFEYRGMGIGSLLLDSMIEEAGELGYARLSLAVDRRNDAALDFYKRFEFKSSNMGLLYRNL
- a CDS encoding CCE_0567 family metalloprotein, producing MSDMTEADHKKELAKLKRFAVEIASEIHDIVEDTVWTNHVKMPELAQKLYEAVEKANNYKAEHSL
- a CDS encoding GNAT family N-acetyltransferase, whose protein sequence is MYIGWLKYVDVPELIKIAEDVGWLLDGYHVKLMMMHAPHLCYGAYDEGVLVGAIMAVEFERSAMIKYFMVKPSHQKQGIGRRLFNTLFGVLKDEHPSLYLHANPHLKSFFEQSGFKSVMEVGRFLNVGKVPPFSFTNAQAKELDGGNFDATIRKIDFETFGEDRMGFMLDEMERNSSLKFALPNSFQHSSVINARGVYLGPWQCREGFEDEAEKMMQGVLYFRGLKKVLADVPLGNKRAVKLFEDYHFQQKGTFLHMCYGDFHPVKFENIYAFSL